aatacatttaaaagcgCTTAATTTAAAAGTAGGTCCTCTGCAAGATGGAATTATATGAGTCacaaacttaattagcaactatcgCTTATATAATTACAGGCTTATTGgtctgtatatttatttatttcactataaaataatgtttaaaacgtttatattaattctgattgcagacggaccttcgggaacactagcgccttcttcttttaacatgaataactaaaaatctatatttcggctaattaccgagtttataaatatttaattaaaattatctgactcacaaacctttttaatcacacttcataactcttcatacgaaatacaaacgattccgtataaaaacttttattaatttatctatttcggctaaatgcatggtgtaaaaataattaattaattacaattaaacgaatgactcacaaactttttcaattgcacttcaaaagtcttcatacgaaatacaaacgatttcatatggtagattctttctcggacattcatttccggtcaaatacataTACGAATAATGCTgtacagtattgtgcgttacataagacaaagacttaaggcataaaacactgccaagacagccattctgcttaggcccttaGCGTTGTCGTTAAACAAATGCGAATCACCAACACAAAGCTGACAGATAACAGTTAAGGCAACTACTCGAGATTGACGAGAGTGCCTAAATGCATAATATCTGTGCagtgtttaaaataattattatcttttaatctAACTAAATACATCTttttggtaaaatatatttgtgtatttattatacttttattttaaaaaaattgtaaatcttaaattttactaattttaatttatgttttaacaactatttgtattttaatatcaagaatttactaacgatattattaatgtagTTTTTCTAGTATTTCGCtgaacaattatttcaaacaaaGAAGTGACACCATcgctcaaaaaattcaaattatgaaaaaaaaagaaagataagacGGTTCGAAAATaacaaaactataaataaatgtgaatatttcgtttttattaaacattaacgTATTTTAAACCTAATTTAtcagataatttttacaaagtaaatttgtaagtaaacatataaaaagtaaattgattTGTCCTAAACTATCAAACAAAAactattttcaattatttgcaGAATACATAGACGGACACGTGCGGATATCTTTCTTTCCATTGATTAACTAATTGATTggttaattgatttatattacagAAACGGAAAGTAATCCACTCTAGTTTAGGacattgtttcaaaataaCGGAACAATTATCAGGTATATCAAGTATGATGTTAGAAAGACCGAtcctttttacatttttgcacTGCGCTAGTAATTCCAACCGGCGATCAGTGAGGACACCATCGAACAAAGTAACATCTTGCAAGTTTTGATAAGAGGAAAGTAATCTAAATAAGCTCTCATCATCAGCTGGGTATCCgtatctgtaacaaaaatgatGTAATTAGTACAGTACTttaattgcaaagaaaaaattcatgtaactttttcaagatgCTCGCAAAAGAAccaaacaaatttcaataaagaatacaataatgtgtgttttaaaagaaaatgtagcacACACACTTACATATCAAGTGCCACTTGTTGTAAATTCTTACAGTTAGCGAGAGCATTAATACCCTCAGATGTAAGACGACGTGCGTACAGAAATGAATCTATTACTTCCAAGTCGTGACACGAATTTTTCAACTCTATTAGAACTGCATCGTCTATAAAGTCTTTAAAGCCCGCCGATAACTGACGAATCCGTTGAttattttgcagtattttgcaaagaCGTTCGGTTGTTATACCAGAACGAGAAAGGTTTAAGTGTTCCAAATTATTTAGCCCCTCGAGATACGAAAATCCTTCATCGTCTATGCCATCAGAATCACTTAGATCcaattctaagaaaaatttgttacaaattGTTATACAATTTACCAATAatcttgacaattatatatctatatatgcatatacctttcaaatttttgcatgtCTCTGAAGTTTTAAGTAGGACAGGATTTAAACATTCTCCATCGTTGCAGTCACTTAATCTTAAATGCGTCAAACGCCTGCCGCAATTATCAAGAAAGTTTACGAAATCATTAACATCAAAGTTGCATCCTGTAAGATctaattgttgcaaatattcACATCTAGGtgtaaagtaacaaaataatttgcacatatattttttgtcagaTTTAATCCATCGCATGTTCAAACATGTATAGAGTAGAGAATCCCGTGTTAAAATATCAAAGCGCGTATTATTTACTTCATTCATGCGGCATAATGTTACCACAtctaagtatttaaatatttttagtagtATTTCATtctgtaaagataaaatataattaatataatacaaaataaatactttaatactCAAAGTACGAAATgtcatgtaataaatattttgatgagAAGTAGAGACTTCTTAGGATACTTTACTTACAGGAAGCGCAGATAAACTGCAACGTGATAACTCCTTGGATTCATCCAATGAGAGTTCCATACTCTTGGCACAATTCGAAttacttttcaataaaatacgaCACGGACATCTCTGATCAAGAGGTTGCTCATAACCAGGGGTTTTCTCCTGAGATACCTTTTTGTGCttcaaattattcttataagaaaCCCTTCTTATGTCGCTGCAAATATTATcggaacaaattaatttttattaaggggatcctggaCAGGggacaattttctttttaatcccCAATGGATTTCCGGCTCCGTAGGAGCCAATAAGGTACCATCAGGGGACAATTACTGACAAAAACAATCAGggctcgttctttgaaactAGAGTacctataataagagttaagCCAATGTGGTGACGATTTTTTATTGGTCCCGCCATATGTTTTAGCCAAGTTAGTGAGAGTGAGCCAAGTTGTAAGTGGGAATGAGACAATAAAGCTATCATGGTCGCCATATGCTTCAGCGGTATGCTATAACGGTGTCCTAACTCTTATTGTAAGAACTCTATTTGAAACGGTTTTATAGATcacaaaatccttttacaggagtaaggtataggtactaatgaagagtgaaaatttcaaaaattagtgataattgaaaaaaaatgctgtCTTCATAaccatattttctaatataaacagttgtataggttatatgttatatgtacgAAATGAATGTTTCCACTCTTCAGAAtacgtgcacaaacaataacgtaccgttgaaattgagattgaaagcctgaAGAAAAAATCTGGGCTTCGAAGAAATCATGTACATTTTCCACAAATATATACACGCAGGTTAGTAAGTGGAGACGGCACAGGTATCGAACAAGGACatcagatgtcatttcgttagacaaacaCAGATAttggaaaaacaaaattaaaaagatcggGCGTGTTACACACATCGAGAAAATTCTGTCATCACCCCAGTATCcccttaatttttaaattaatttgtattattaacagaaaaaatggacaaaatattatttgacattaaaatattatttaatgtcaatgataataataccttttataaataacacaataATCAGGAAAATTTCGTTGCAGATGATCTATATCCAAGTGTGCATTTTTCGAATCTGCTGTTAAATTATGAACATGGTCGTGGTGTGAAGAGTAGATGctgttaattcttttcaacAGATTACTTAAACTCTCGTTAGGATTTCTAGAAAGGATCAAATCTGATGTACCGATAAGCATCACAGCATCCAGTTTTGTAAAAGTTTTATCTGAACTGCCCTTAAACACTAGTCTGAGCATTTTGGTTTTGAAGTTGCACGGATGCAACGgtggagaaaataatcttgattgCGGAGGTATAATCTGATGAGACGATTCGTCCCACAACTGAATCCAGTGATTATTGGAATCTTGAgccaaaatttgaattacgtttccaggattaaatatttcgtaaatacagACTCTGACTGGATATACAGCTTCATGAAACTCGATatctttaaatagaaaatattattatatttactctCCTATCAGCAAAAGCGTATCTTCCttaacaatatcttatttatcgatttaaatattacataccaatatatctttttgtcGCATTATAATCGTCTGAACTGGGTCTCGTGACAGCTACGTTTTGCCACGGAGATATTGAAACACCAGTACCATCCTTTAGCCTCTATATTAGAAAATCGAAATTGTCAAATAGTAGAAAATCttgtaacatataatatatagcgaTTGACTCAACTTCCGAATAGCCTCTATCTCCGAATCTGATGAAACTTGCAGCAATTGTTGACCATTAGAGGACACGTTCATACTATAAAGGATTTTGTACGGAAAACAAATAGGAACGGAGAAAATGGcgtcaaaaattcaaaattgaagTGTGCGAAGTTGAAACATTATTGCGCGACAGAGGGCCTAAATTAATGGGGATTGGAGGGCAAAGCGCCTAGGGGGGGGTCCAAGGGGGCGAAGTCCCCCGAAAGGGGGTCTAGGAGGCGAAGCCCCCGGCTTCGGGGGGGTTCGGGAGGGGGGTTCGGGAAGGGGGGCGGAGCTGTGATATAACACT
The nucleotide sequence above comes from Temnothorax longispinosus isolate EJ_2023e chromosome 4, Tlon_JGU_v1, whole genome shotgun sequence. Encoded proteins:
- the LOC139811905 gene encoding F-box/LRR-repeat protein 4-like, translated to MTTHNKFSFCESCSRYPYVGRVSVEKDSVDFIYQFVKKRFVAVDHGSLSIYNTAPDIIGPPKFPNLDGQLHLLPIPRLKDGTGVSISPWQNVAVTRPSSDDYNATKRYIDIEFHEAVYPVRVCIYEIFNPGNVIQILAQDSNNHWIQLWDESSHQIIPPQSRLFSPPLHPCNFKTKMLRLVFKGSSDKTFTKLDAVMLIGTSDLILSRNPNESLSNLLKRINSIYSSHHDHVHNLTADSKNAHLDIDHLQRNFPDYCVIYKSDIRRVSYKNNLKHKKVSQEKTPGYEQPLDQRCPCRILLKSNSNCAKSMELSLDESKELSRCSLSALPNEILLKIFKYLDVVTLCRMNEVNNTRFDILTRDSLLYTCLNMRWIKSDKKYMCKLFCYFTPRCEYLQQLDLTGCNFDVNDFVNFLDNCGRRLTHLRLSDCNDGECLNPVLLKTSETCKNLKELDLSDSDGIDDEGFSYLEGLNNLEHLNLSRSGITTERLCKILQNNQRIRQLSAGFKDFIDDAVLIELKNSCHDLEVIDSFLYARRLTSEGINALANCKNLQQVALDIYGYPADDESLFRLLSSYQNLQDVTLFDGVLTDRRLELLAQCKNVKRIGLSNIILDIPDNCSVILKQCPKLEWITFRFCNINQLTNQLVNQWKERYPHVSVYVFCK